A window from Enterocloster bolteae encodes these proteins:
- a CDS encoding methyl-accepting chemotaxis protein — MRERFRNYKTGRKMVIAFFSIILLYVVTVTVAIVNVETISSRMEAIYADQFANVQSSLRMTASLRAVGRNIAILAATEGLVDEDEYLQNTRELIRDEQAALSELSTGYITAPEKVEELNEKFQILAETRARIMTLLEAGEDERVLSLYADEYLPRSNDVRIVLSEVADLSAEETAASIETEHHSNHRVIIMLVILSAVCIAATILICSMVTRNIVRPINEVKEASNTISNGRLNIALGYRSKDELGQLADDIRRTAKVLNSYVSEIQSGLTALGNGRLNYRSEVEFKGDFVALGNGLKEISRLLRNSLQQINSSAEQVSLGAEQVSNSSQALAQGASEQAGSIEELAVSINEIAQSVKDNADSAVDSSRQAALVGQKLEECDGQMETLMKSIHEVKNNSGKITGIVRQIEDIAFQTNILALNAAVEAARAGDAGRGFSVVAEEVRRLATKTAGASKLTAELVEKNSDAVSDGMDAVNLTAQTLKTSVEGARQVSHKMDKISETSVQQADAITQIRKSVELISEIVQGNSATSEESAAASEELSAQAQLLKELVERFEF; from the coding sequence ATGAGAGAGCGGTTCAGGAACTATAAGACAGGAAGGAAGATGGTCATTGCATTTTTTTCCATTATCCTTTTGTATGTAGTGACAGTGACAGTGGCCATTGTCAACGTGGAAACGATATCGTCGCGTATGGAGGCCATTTACGCTGACCAGTTTGCCAATGTGCAGTCATCCCTGCGGATGACTGCCAGTCTGCGGGCAGTTGGGAGAAATATCGCTATTTTGGCTGCCACGGAGGGGCTGGTGGACGAGGATGAATACCTGCAGAATACCAGGGAGCTGATCCGGGATGAACAGGCTGCATTGTCCGAGCTGTCCACCGGATATATTACAGCGCCGGAAAAGGTGGAGGAGCTGAACGAAAAGTTTCAGATACTGGCAGAGACAAGGGCCAGGATAATGACCCTTCTGGAAGCGGGCGAGGATGAGAGGGTGCTGTCCTTATATGCAGACGAGTATCTGCCCCGTTCCAATGATGTAAGGATAGTGCTCTCGGAAGTGGCGGACCTGTCAGCTGAAGAAACAGCTGCAAGCATAGAAACAGAGCACCACAGCAACCATCGGGTCATAATCATGCTGGTTATACTGTCGGCGGTATGTATAGCAGCCACCATCCTTATATGCTCCATGGTCACCAGAAATATCGTGCGCCCCATCAATGAGGTGAAAGAGGCTTCAAATACCATATCCAACGGCCGTTTGAATATTGCCCTTGGGTACAGGTCCAAAGATGAGCTGGGTCAGCTGGCAGATGACATCCGCCGTACTGCAAAGGTTCTGAACAGCTATGTGTCTGAGATACAAAGCGGACTGACCGCCCTTGGAAATGGCCGGCTGAATTACCGCTCTGAAGTGGAATTCAAAGGGGATTTCGTGGCATTGGGCAATGGGCTTAAGGAAATCAGCCGTCTGCTGCGCAATTCACTTCAACAGATTAACAGCAGTGCGGAGCAGGTGTCACTGGGAGCGGAGCAGGTATCAAACAGTTCTCAGGCTCTGGCCCAGGGAGCATCTGAACAGGCGGGTTCCATAGAGGAGCTGGCGGTCAGCATCAACGAGATTGCGCAGAGCGTAAAGGATAATGCTGACAGCGCCGTGGATTCCAGCAGGCAGGCGGCTCTGGTGGGACAGAAGCTGGAGGAATGTGATGGGCAGATGGAAACCCTGATGAAGTCCATACATGAGGTCAAGAACAATTCAGGAAAGATTACCGGCATAGTCAGACAGATTGAGGACATTGCTTTCCAGACCAATATACTGGCGCTTAATGCTGCTGTTGAAGCGGCCAGGGCAGGAGATGCAGGCAGGGGATTCTCTGTTGTGGCAGAGGAGGTAAGGCGGCTGGCCACCAAGACCGCAGGTGCATCCAAGCTGACAGCTGAATTAGTTGAAAAGAATTCCGATGCGGTAAGCGACGGCATGGATGCAGTGAATTTAACAGCACAAACCCTGAAGACTTCCGTGGAAGGCGCCAGACAGGTGAGCCATAAGATGGATAAGATCTCAGAGACATCTGTACAGCAGGCGGATGCCATTACACAGATAAGAAAGAGCGTGGAACTGATTTCTGAGATTGTTCAAGGAAATTCAGCTACATCCGAGGAGAGCGCGGCAGCTAGCGAGGAGCTGTCTGCCCAGGCCCAGTTGTTGAAGGAGCTGGTGGAAAGGTTTGAATTTTAA
- a CDS encoding response regulator, with translation MDKKILVVDDAMFMRSIIRKILKEDGYTQVWEAQDGERAMELFREVSPDLVLLDITMPGRSGLEVLEEMLSLVPNIRVIMCSAVGQEMMIQKALTIGAADFIVKPFKADEFSRIVNRCLEQ, from the coding sequence ATGGATAAGAAGATTCTGGTAGTAGACGATGCCATGTTCATGAGGAGCATCATTCGCAAGATACTTAAGGAGGACGGATATACCCAGGTGTGGGAGGCCCAGGATGGGGAAAGGGCCATGGAGCTGTTTCGGGAAGTCAGCCCGGATCTGGTGCTTCTGGATATCACCATGCCGGGACGTTCCGGCCTGGAGGTGCTGGAGGAGATGCTGAGCCTGGTCCCCAATATCAGGGTCATTATGTGCTCTGCCGTTGGGCAGGAGATGATGATTCAGAAAGCCCTGACCATAGGGGCTGCTGATTTTATCGTAAAACCATTTAAGGCGGATGAGTTCTCCAGGATAGTCAATCGCTGCCTGGAACAGTAG
- a CDS encoding CheR family methyltransferase, producing MIRLNDREFCEIVGYIRDNYGINLEKKQVLIECRMARELEKRGLTSFAQYMEQMRKDRTGEMAGEMVNRLTTNYTYFMREPAHFSILNNKILPELFENRKMGGCSIWNAGCSTGEEVYSIAMLIQDYGDRFERMPAVRILATDISAEVLRKAEKGIYPLKEMEDLPELWKRKYCTVEDNHTFRVDEKLKYNIRFRRHNLMEMPPGPEKFDLILCRNVMIYFDRISREKLIKQLERCLSPGGYLLVGHAELLSREETRLEAVFPAVYKKPVKENEDRGGLYG from the coding sequence GTGATACGATTGAATGACAGGGAGTTCTGTGAGATTGTGGGATACATCCGGGACAATTATGGTATAAATCTGGAAAAAAAGCAGGTGCTGATCGAGTGCAGGATGGCCAGGGAGCTGGAAAAAAGGGGATTGACCTCCTTTGCCCAGTATATGGAGCAGATGAGAAAGGACAGGACCGGTGAGATGGCTGGTGAGATGGTGAACCGCCTGACCACCAATTATACTTATTTTATGAGGGAGCCGGCCCATTTTTCTATCCTGAATAATAAAATATTGCCGGAGCTGTTTGAGAACCGGAAGATGGGGGGCTGCAGCATATGGAATGCAGGATGTTCCACCGGGGAGGAGGTCTACTCCATAGCCATGCTGATTCAGGATTACGGGGATAGGTTTGAGCGTATGCCGGCTGTCCGCATTCTTGCCACAGACATATCCGCAGAAGTATTGAGAAAGGCAGAAAAGGGAATATATCCGCTGAAGGAAATGGAGGATCTTCCGGAGCTTTGGAAGAGAAAGTACTGTACGGTGGAGGACAACCATACATTCCGGGTGGATGAGAAATTAAAATACAATATACGTTTCAGAAGGCATAATCTGATGGAGATGCCTCCTGGGCCGGAGAAATTCGATTTGATATTATGCCGGAATGTTATGATTTATTTTGACCGGATATCCAGGGAGAAGCTTATAAAGCAGCTGGAACGCTGCCTGAGTCCGGGCGGTTACCTTCTGGTGGGCCATGCAGAGCTTTTGTCCAGGGAGGAGACCAGGCTGGAAGCAGTTTTTCCGGCTGTATATAAAAAGCCTGTCAAAGAGAATGAGGATAGAGGGGGACTATATGGATAA
- a CDS encoding carbohydrate kinase family protein yields MRKLKYDYVVGTGGIGSGILFRFSDNITLGRNESRLAELMDVRDFCKLHIILHYVITYLNKSIPVYAIGRVGDDVSGREVLGLMEQYGINCRYVNVDSHEKTMYSVCFVYPDSDGGNITTSNSASGNMREEDIAAFFEQEQLKGRGLVLAAPEVPLDIRLYLLKKGRENSCFNVASFTSDEMGECISSGAFQYVDLLAINKHEMETLVTAGGVEAESGAPECYGFLRSQNPGIQLIVTQGGEGAQFFANGYSERIPAIWKPVNSTAGAGDCFLATVISGLICGVPFYEHDSSVGLGGLAALASSLKVTCKDTIDFTLDRERLKEEAAKLGIDFSEKIKKLFFNTD; encoded by the coding sequence ATGAGAAAACTGAAATACGATTACGTGGTGGGAACCGGAGGGATAGGTTCGGGAATCCTCTTCCGTTTTTCAGATAACATCACTTTGGGAAGGAATGAGTCCAGGCTGGCAGAACTTATGGATGTGCGGGACTTCTGTAAGCTTCACATTATTCTTCATTATGTTATAACCTATCTTAATAAAAGTATACCTGTCTATGCAATCGGCAGAGTCGGGGATGACGTCAGCGGCAGAGAGGTCCTGGGACTAATGGAGCAGTACGGGATAAACTGCAGGTATGTAAATGTGGATTCTCATGAAAAGACCATGTATTCAGTATGCTTTGTATATCCTGACAGTGACGGAGGTAATATTACAACCAGCAATAGTGCCAGCGGCAATATGAGAGAGGAGGATATAGCTGCCTTTTTTGAACAGGAACAATTAAAAGGCAGGGGGCTTGTACTGGCAGCACCGGAGGTTCCTCTGGATATTCGCCTGTATCTGTTGAAAAAGGGAAGAGAGAATTCCTGCTTTAATGTTGCATCGTTTACTTCTGACGAGATGGGGGAATGCATAAGTTCAGGCGCTTTTCAATATGTGGATCTTTTGGCTATCAATAAGCATGAGATGGAAACCCTTGTGACGGCAGGCGGAGTGGAAGCTGAAAGTGGTGCACCGGAGTGTTATGGGTTTCTGCGCAGTCAAAATCCTGGAATTCAGTTGATTGTTACACAGGGGGGAGAGGGAGCCCAGTTCTTTGCCAATGGCTACAGCGAACGAATACCTGCTATATGGAAGCCGGTCAACAGTACGGCGGGAGCAGGAGACTGCTTCCTCGCCACGGTTATCAGCGGGTTGATATGTGGAGTTCCGTTTTACGAGCATGATTCCAGCGTAGGCTTGGGTGGATTAGCGGCTTTGGCATCTTCATTAAAGGTTACATGCAAGGATACCATAGATTTTACATTGGACAGGGAACGCCTGAAAGAAGAGGCTGCCAAGCTGGGGATTGATTTTTCAGAAAAAATAAAGAAACTGTTTTTTAATACGGACTAG